The bacterium genome has a window encoding:
- a CDS encoding glycosyltransferase family 2 protein, protein MFFSIVIPARNEEKSIKKTVLNLSQSLHENSIDSEIIIVDDGSTDKTEEVVKRIIAANSSVRYIKNMHLHGFGLAVRKGLEVYRGDAVAIFMADGSDSAEDAIRCYKKLEEGYDCVFGSRFIKGSKTRNYPVIKLILNRIANYSIKILFALKTNDVTNGFKCYRRKVIEGIKPILSVHFNLTVELPLKAIVRKYSYAVIPISWHGREKGMAKFKIKEMGSRYVFIILYVLLEKWLSKGDYIQRENN, encoded by the coding sequence ATGTTTTTTTCTATTGTTATACCGGCCCGAAATGAAGAGAAGTCTATTAAAAAAACTGTATTAAATCTTTCGCAATCATTGCACGAGAATTCTATAGACTCTGAAATAATTATCGTTGATGATGGCAGCACTGATAAAACAGAGGAAGTAGTGAAGCGTATTATAGCAGCAAACAGTTCAGTACGTTATATAAAGAATATGCATCTTCATGGATTTGGCTTAGCAGTCAGGAAGGGATTAGAAGTATATAGAGGAGATGCAGTTGCAATATTTATGGCAGACGGCTCGGACAGCGCAGAAGATGCTATAAGGTGTTATAAAAAGTTAGAAGAAGGTTATGATTGTGTGTTTGGATCCAGGTTTATTAAGGGAAGCAAGACCAGAAATTACCCTGTTATAAAACTAATATTGAATAGGATTGCTAATTATTCCATAAAAATATTATTTGCATTGAAAACAAATGATGTAACAAATGGTTTCAAGTGTTACCGCAGAAAAGTAATAGAAGGAATAAAACCTATATTATCCGTTCATTTTAATTTGACAGTAGAGCTTCCGCTTAAAGCCATTGTTAGAAAGTATTCTTATGCGGTTATTCCAATAAGCTGGCATGGCAGAGAAAAAGGAATGGCAAAATTCAAAATCAAAGAGATGGGCAGTAGATATGTGTTTATAATTTTATATGTATTACTTGAAAAATGGCTTTCTAAAGGTGATTATATCCAGCGAGAAAATAATTGA